A single region of the Streptomyces sp. NBC_01803 genome encodes:
- a CDS encoding carbohydrate ABC transporter permease, with translation MTAMPTDRARRTRRGLLWALLISVIVLYAFPFGYLVLTSFKTPGEAIAVPPSILPGTWSVENYEQALNTRGVRPAFLNSVSAAVLSTGLSLLLAVPAAYGVTRFGTVSGRVFVMAALVTRMVPPVALGVPLVDMMGDLALTDTPTGLALAHTTISLPLSIWLMVSFFEAVPRELEEAALVDGCGRVGALIRVVLPVVSGGMAVTAIFAFLASWNEYLFSLLLTAVNAQTTPIVIANFQTQYGLQWGPMTALATLYSIPVVLLTLALQRRIVAGLTLGAVKG, from the coding sequence ATGACCGCGATGCCGACCGACCGCGCCCGGCGCACCCGACGCGGCCTGCTGTGGGCGCTGTTGATCTCGGTCATCGTGCTGTACGCGTTCCCCTTCGGCTACTTGGTGCTCACGTCGTTCAAGACGCCGGGCGAGGCGATCGCCGTGCCGCCGTCGATCCTGCCCGGCACGTGGAGCGTCGAGAACTACGAGCAGGCCCTGAACACCCGGGGCGTGCGGCCCGCGTTCCTGAACAGCGTCAGTGCCGCCGTGCTGAGCACGGGGCTCTCGCTGCTCCTCGCGGTGCCCGCCGCCTACGGCGTCACTCGGTTCGGCACCGTCAGCGGACGGGTGTTCGTCATGGCGGCGCTGGTGACCAGGATGGTGCCGCCCGTCGCGCTGGGCGTCCCGCTGGTCGACATGATGGGCGACCTGGCCCTGACTGACACGCCGACCGGGCTGGCGCTCGCACACACCACCATCTCCCTCCCGCTCTCCATCTGGCTGATGGTGAGCTTCTTCGAGGCCGTGCCGCGGGAGTTGGAGGAAGCCGCTCTCGTGGACGGCTGCGGCCGGGTCGGCGCGCTGATCCGCGTCGTGCTGCCCGTCGTCTCCGGCGGGATGGCGGTCACCGCCATCTTCGCGTTCCTGGCCTCCTGGAACGAATACCTGTTCTCCCTGCTGCTGACCGCCGTCAACGCGCAGACGACGCCCATCGTCATCGCGAACTTCCAGACCCAGTACGGCCTGCAGTGGGGCCCGATGACGGCCCTCGCGACCCTCTACTCGATCCCCGTCGTCCTCCTCACCCTCGCCCTGCAACGCCGCATCGTCGCCGGGCTGACCCTCGGCGCGGTCAAGGGCTGA
- a CDS encoding carbohydrate ABC transporter permease, translating into MPEGRFALLLMLPAALFLGVFVAWPLVRLVADSFYEIAPLAGTREFVGLGNYADALGSPEFGDAAWRTALYTVIVVSMEFLLGLATALLFNSLGQRSRWLRTLFLYPLMIAPVVAGLLWRFLLIDNFGIVNELLTRARIIDDPADIGWLSDPDIVLFSVALPDIWLTTSFMTLVIFAGLQNVPADVLEAARLDGATFRQQLTRIILPLLRPVIAVALIVRGIDAVRAFDIIAIQTNGGPQRASETLSLLIYRTMVRSGEPGLASAMATLYLLAMLAVAFVAVATIWRPGKEPA; encoded by the coding sequence ATGCCGGAGGGGCGGTTCGCGCTGCTGCTGATGCTGCCCGCCGCGCTGTTCCTCGGTGTCTTCGTGGCCTGGCCGCTGGTCAGGCTGGTGGCCGACAGCTTCTACGAGATCGCGCCGCTGGCCGGCACCCGGGAGTTCGTCGGGCTCGGCAACTACGCGGACGCGCTGGGGAGTCCGGAGTTCGGCGACGCGGCCTGGCGCACGGCCCTGTACACCGTGATCGTCGTCTCCATGGAGTTCCTGCTGGGGCTGGCGACGGCCCTGCTGTTCAACTCCCTCGGGCAGCGCTCCCGGTGGCTGCGCACGCTGTTCCTCTACCCCTTGATGATCGCGCCCGTGGTGGCCGGTCTGCTCTGGCGGTTCCTGCTGATCGACAACTTCGGGATCGTCAACGAACTGCTCACCCGGGCCAGGATCATCGACGACCCGGCCGACATCGGCTGGCTGTCGGACCCGGACATCGTGCTGTTCTCGGTGGCGCTGCCGGACATCTGGCTGACCACCTCGTTCATGACGCTGGTGATCTTCGCCGGACTGCAGAACGTGCCGGCCGACGTCCTGGAGGCGGCACGGCTCGACGGCGCCACGTTCCGGCAGCAGTTGACGCGCATCATCCTGCCGCTGCTGCGGCCGGTGATCGCCGTGGCGCTGATCGTCCGGGGCATCGACGCCGTGCGGGCCTTCGACATCATCGCGATCCAGACCAACGGCGGCCCGCAGCGGGCGTCCGAGACTTTGAGCCTGCTCATCTACCGCACCATGGTGCGCTCCGGCGAGCCGGGGCTCGCTTCCGCCATGGCCACGCTCTACCTGCTGGCGATGCTTGCCGTCGCCTTCGTCGCGGTCGCCACGATCTGGCGCCCGGGGAAGGAGCCGGCATGA
- a CDS encoding glycosyl hydrolase family 32, which produces MLRLPDVWVWDFWLADDGARHHLYYLKASRALGDPDRRHWNVTVGHAVSEDLVTWEEVADALAPGPPGAFDDKTTWTGSVVRADDGTWRMFYTGASAADGGLKQRVGVATSTDLYTWHKRDGPVLESDPRWYERLPDAQWPDEAWRDPWVFRDPAGDGWHMLITARAAAGPADQRGVIGHARSADLLRWEAGPPLSRPGAGFGHLEVPQIETVDGRHVLLFSCMAPELSAGRRERGARGGVWCVPADDLLGPYDTARATRLTDESLYSGRLVRDRSGRWVLLAFRHTGPDGGFVGEITDPLPVSWAPDGSGLRVDGGEPMAL; this is translated from the coding sequence GTGCTGAGGCTTCCGGACGTCTGGGTCTGGGACTTCTGGCTCGCCGACGACGGCGCCCGCCACCACCTGTACTACCTCAAGGCATCCCGCGCGCTCGGCGATCCCGACCGCCGGCACTGGAACGTGACGGTGGGGCACGCCGTTTCGGAGGATCTGGTCACCTGGGAGGAGGTCGCGGACGCGCTGGCCCCGGGCCCGCCGGGGGCGTTCGACGACAAGACCACCTGGACCGGGTCGGTGGTGCGCGCCGACGACGGCACCTGGCGCATGTTCTACACGGGCGCGAGCGCGGCCGACGGCGGCCTCAAACAGCGCGTCGGCGTGGCCACGTCGACCGACCTGTACACGTGGCACAAGCGCGACGGGCCGGTGCTGGAGAGCGACCCGCGCTGGTACGAGAGGCTGCCGGACGCCCAGTGGCCGGACGAGGCGTGGCGCGATCCCTGGGTCTTCCGCGACCCCGCCGGGGACGGCTGGCACATGCTGATCACCGCTCGCGCCGCCGCAGGCCCCGCCGACCAGCGCGGGGTGATCGGACACGCCCGCTCGGCCGACCTGCTGCGGTGGGAGGCCGGGCCGCCGCTCAGCCGGCCGGGCGCGGGCTTCGGCCACCTGGAGGTCCCGCAGATCGAGACCGTCGACGGCCGGCACGTGCTGCTGTTCTCGTGCATGGCCCCTGAACTCTCGGCCGGGCGGCGGGAGCGCGGGGCGCGGGGCGGCGTGTGGTGCGTCCCGGCCGACGACCTCCTCGGCCCGTACGACACGGCCCGCGCGACGCGGCTGACCGACGAATCGCTCTACAGCGGGCGGCTGGTGCGGGACCGGTCGGGGCGCTGGGTGCTGCTGGCCTTCCGCCACACCGGCCCGGACGGCGGGTTCGTCGGGGAGATCACCGATCCGCTGCCGGTGTCCTGGGCGCCGGACGGATCGGGACTCCGCGTGGACGGCGGTGAGCCCATGGCCCTCTGA
- a CDS encoding DUF72 domain-containing protein, translating to MGGILIGTCSWTDRALLASGWYPPGARSAEARLRYYASRFPVVEVDATYYSLPTARNSRLWTERTPDGFVFDIKAFSLLTGHPTRAGALPPGLRPEGPPERSLRAAQLPGAVLEEVWRAFLDGIAPLREAGRLGSVLLQFPPWFGPGERERVRLADCRRRVPDDVRLAVEFRHPGWLAPGHRAATLEFLRSRGLALVAVDTASGLPASMPPVAEVTCPEVAVARFHGRSPAWGSGSKEERFRHRYAPGELAAWIPRVRQLAAGAKEVHVLFNNCCGDAAVSAAATMAGLLRSVTPPGA from the coding sequence ATGGGCGGCATCCTGATCGGCACGTGTTCGTGGACGGACCGCGCGCTGCTGGCCAGCGGCTGGTACCCGCCGGGGGCGCGCAGCGCGGAGGCGCGGCTGCGGTACTACGCCTCGCGTTTCCCCGTCGTCGAGGTCGACGCCACGTACTACTCCCTGCCCACCGCGCGCAACAGCCGCCTGTGGACCGAACGCACCCCGGACGGCTTCGTGTTCGACATCAAGGCGTTCTCGCTGCTCACCGGCCATCCCACACGGGCCGGCGCGCTGCCGCCCGGACTGAGACCGGAGGGACCGCCGGAGCGCTCGCTGCGCGCGGCCCAACTGCCGGGCGCCGTGCTGGAGGAGGTGTGGCGGGCTTTCCTGGACGGCATCGCGCCGCTGCGCGAAGCGGGCCGACTGGGCAGCGTCCTGCTCCAGTTCCCGCCGTGGTTCGGGCCGGGCGAGCGGGAGCGGGTGCGGCTGGCGGACTGCCGCCGGCGGGTGCCGGACGACGTGCGGCTGGCCGTCGAGTTCCGGCATCCGGGCTGGCTCGCGCCGGGACACCGGGCCGCCACGCTGGAGTTCCTGCGGAGCCGGGGGCTGGCGCTGGTCGCCGTGGACACCGCGAGCGGGCTGCCCGCGTCGATGCCGCCGGTCGCGGAGGTCACCTGCCCGGAGGTGGCGGTGGCGCGGTTCCACGGGCGCAGTCCGGCGTGGGGATCGGGGAGCAAGGAGGAACGGTTCCGCCACCGTTACGCGCCCGGCGAGCTGGCCGCCTGGATCCCGCGCGTGCGGCAGCTGGCCGCGGGCGCCAAGGAGGTGCACGTCCTGTTCAACAACTGCTGCGGCGACGCGGCCGTTTCCGCCGCCGCGACGATGGCCGGGCTGCTGCGCTCGGTCACACCACCCGGCGCTTGA
- a CDS encoding LPFR motif small protein yields MLKAVADVLRAIGGALATVVSLPFRAVARLFGGASDTARGRH; encoded by the coding sequence ATGCTCAAAGCTGTCGCAGACGTCCTCCGGGCGATCGGTGGCGCGCTCGCCACGGTCGTCTCGTTGCCCTTCCGTGCCGTCGCCCGGCTCTTCGGTGGGGCGTCGGACACCGCGCGCGGGCGTCACTGA
- a CDS encoding ABC transporter substrate-binding protein yields the protein MEGIHRQFPRLSRRGFLQATGAAGAAAALSSACGAGGSGGGGSDTLRLLCEAGGKAELTRIAQLFTEETGTKVTFIELPYDGLFNRLSSELPADSLSFDIAALDAIWLPTFAEVLRPLDELFTQAVQDDLFPALVAEAQVGGSFVGMPAWTNAEILFYRTDLFEDAREQREFEDRFGYPLAPPTTWEQFQDTAEFFTRGTDLYGTDVKGAVETEWLAHVLQAGSPGVVLDADNGVIIDNDEHLAALRFSSDLNNRLRVSPPGAAQLDWGGAQNLFHQGKTAMMRFWAHAYPMVPEDSPVHGKVGVAPMIGGEAGIGAIPGPWYLSIPEAGGNGDVAADFIRFAYEHNELAVDSDLGLAARKSVVSDFAARPGYEHFAALLPTLDARATRPRPASPKWQQIVDDVLIPTLQQSLASGADYAALLATAREDVERLVQ from the coding sequence ATGGAAGGCATTCACAGACAGTTCCCCCGGCTCTCCCGGCGCGGATTCCTCCAGGCCACCGGCGCCGCCGGCGCGGCGGCGGCCCTCTCCTCCGCGTGCGGCGCGGGCGGGTCGGGCGGCGGCGGGTCCGACACGCTCAGGCTCCTCTGCGAGGCGGGCGGCAAAGCGGAACTGACCAGGATCGCCCAGCTCTTCACCGAGGAGACCGGCACCAAGGTCACCTTCATCGAGCTGCCCTACGACGGCTTGTTCAACCGGCTCAGCAGCGAACTCCCCGCCGACAGCCTCTCGTTCGACATCGCCGCCCTCGACGCGATCTGGCTGCCGACGTTCGCCGAGGTGCTGCGCCCACTGGACGAACTGTTCACTCAGGCGGTCCAGGACGACCTGTTTCCCGCGCTGGTCGCCGAGGCCCAGGTCGGTGGCTCCTTCGTCGGGATGCCCGCGTGGACCAACGCGGAGATTCTCTTCTACCGCACCGACCTCTTCGAGGACGCGCGCGAACAGCGGGAATTCGAGGACCGGTTCGGCTACCCACTCGCTCCGCCCACCACCTGGGAGCAATTCCAGGACACGGCCGAGTTCTTCACCCGGGGCACCGACCTGTACGGCACCGACGTCAAGGGTGCGGTGGAGACCGAGTGGCTGGCCCACGTGCTCCAGGCCGGCTCGCCCGGCGTCGTGCTCGACGCGGACAACGGCGTCATCATCGACAACGACGAGCACCTGGCCGCCCTCCGCTTCTCCAGCGACCTCAACAACAGGCTGCGGGTCAGCCCGCCGGGCGCGGCCCAACTCGACTGGGGCGGCGCGCAGAACCTCTTCCACCAGGGCAAGACCGCGATGATGCGGTTCTGGGCGCACGCCTACCCGATGGTGCCCGAGGACTCCCCGGTGCACGGCAAGGTGGGCGTGGCGCCGATGATCGGCGGCGAGGCGGGCATCGGCGCGATCCCCGGCCCCTGGTACCTGTCGATACCCGAGGCCGGGGGAAACGGCGACGTCGCCGCCGACTTCATCCGGTTCGCCTACGAGCACAACGAGCTGGCCGTCGACTCCGACCTCGGCCTCGCCGCCCGCAAGTCCGTCGTCTCCGACTTCGCCGCCCGGCCCGGCTACGAGCACTTCGCCGCCCTGCTGCCCACGCTCGACGCGCGGGCGACCCGGCCGCGGCCCGCCAGCCCCAAGTGGCAGCAGATCGTGGACGACGTCCTGATCCCGACGCTTCAGCAGTCCCTCGCCTCGGGAGCCGACTACGCGGCTCTGCTAGCCACCGCCCGGGAGGACGTGGAGCGCCTTGTCCAGTAG
- the egtD gene encoding L-histidine N(alpha)-methyltransferase produces MPNRISVENRLPADHFARTLRADVAEGLTAQPKKLPPKWFYDAHGSVLFDRITRLPEYYPTRAERMVLRARADEIAQLTGARTLIELGSGSSEKTRLLIDALTAGGTLKLYAPLDVSASALENAAESLCRDYPDLRVAATVADFETDLQLPDSGPRLVAFLGSTIGNFDTDQRAAFLNRTRATLTREDDALLLGVDLVKDPKTLIRAYDDDQGVTAAFNKNLLRVLNRELDADFDAGAFDHRAVWNAEAEQMEMRLRARVTHTAKIPPLDLTVDFTRGEDLCTEISVKFRHERMMEELTASGFTLTHWWPDPQSRFAILLATPA; encoded by the coding sequence ATGCCGAATCGCATCTCGGTCGAAAACCGCCTGCCCGCCGACCACTTCGCCCGCACCCTGCGCGCCGACGTGGCCGAGGGACTGACCGCGCAGCCCAAGAAGCTGCCACCGAAGTGGTTCTACGATGCCCACGGCAGCGTCCTGTTCGACCGCATCACGCGCCTGCCCGAGTACTACCCCACCCGCGCCGAACGGATGGTCCTGCGCGCCCGCGCCGACGAGATCGCCCAGCTCACCGGCGCCCGCACCTTGATCGAACTCGGCTCGGGCTCCTCCGAGAAGACTCGCTTGCTGATCGACGCCCTGACCGCCGGCGGCACACTGAAGCTCTACGCGCCCCTGGACGTCAGCGCGTCGGCCCTGGAGAACGCCGCCGAGTCACTGTGCCGCGACTACCCCGACCTGCGCGTCGCGGCGACGGTCGCCGACTTCGAGACGGACCTCCAACTCCCCGACTCAGGTCCCCGCCTGGTGGCCTTCCTCGGCTCCACCATCGGCAACTTCGACACGGACCAGCGCGCCGCGTTCCTCAACAGGACGCGCGCCACCCTGACCCGGGAGGACGACGCGCTGCTGCTCGGCGTCGACCTGGTCAAGGACCCCAAGACCCTGATCCGCGCCTACGACGACGACCAGGGCGTGACGGCGGCGTTCAACAAGAACCTGCTGCGCGTGCTGAACCGCGAACTCGACGCCGACTTCGACGCCGGCGCCTTCGACCACCGAGCGGTGTGGAACGCGGAAGCCGAACAGATGGAGATGCGCCTGCGCGCCCGCGTCACCCACACGGCCAAGATTCCGCCCCTGGACCTGACGGTCGACTTCACCCGCGGCGAGGACCTGTGCACGGAGATCTCCGTCAAGTTCCGCCACGAGCGGATGATGGAAGAACTGACGGCCTCCGGCTTCACCCTCACCCACTGGTGGCCGGACCCCCAATCCCGCTTCGCGATCCTCCTCGCCACCCCTGCCTGA
- a CDS encoding LacI family DNA-binding transcriptional regulator: protein MRDVAARARVSVSTVSLVLNGRDGGRVKPAISKRVRRAAEELEYAPNLVARGLRTNQTHTIGLISDRVASTPFAGRMLAGAHDTAWESGRLLLLVDSGGDADVERAAIRTLVQRNVDALIYASMYHRVVELPTVPDDLPLVLLDARPADEERPDVAWVVPDEAGGVRAAVTELLEAGHRRIAYCTDAVDVPAVHERMRSFEDTMAAAGVPVDPRYIARMPDSNAADGREGAARLLALPEPPTAIFCFNDRMAMGAYRAARELGLRIPDDISIVGFDDQEHVADGLAPGLTTVALLHYDMGVWAARQVLSLLSGEEPDGPRQRRMPCPLVRRQSVAPPAIPADPG, encoded by the coding sequence ATGCGCGATGTCGCAGCTCGGGCGCGGGTTTCCGTGTCCACCGTGTCGCTCGTCCTCAACGGCCGCGACGGCGGCCGGGTGAAGCCCGCGATCAGCAAGCGGGTGCGCCGGGCGGCCGAGGAGCTGGAGTACGCGCCCAACCTCGTCGCCCGCGGTCTGCGGACCAACCAGACGCACACCATCGGTCTCATCTCCGACCGCGTCGCCAGCACGCCGTTCGCCGGGCGCATGCTCGCCGGGGCGCACGACACGGCCTGGGAGAGCGGGCGGTTGCTGCTGCTGGTCGACTCGGGCGGTGACGCGGACGTCGAACGGGCGGCGATCCGCACGCTGGTGCAGCGGAACGTGGACGCGCTGATCTACGCGTCGATGTACCACCGGGTGGTCGAACTGCCCACCGTGCCCGACGACTTGCCGCTCGTCCTGCTCGACGCGCGGCCCGCGGACGAGGAACGGCCCGATGTGGCCTGGGTCGTTCCCGACGAGGCCGGCGGCGTCAGGGCCGCCGTCACCGAGCTGCTGGAAGCCGGACACCGGCGGATCGCGTACTGCACGGACGCGGTCGACGTGCCCGCCGTGCACGAGCGGATGCGGAGCTTCGAGGACACCATGGCCGCCGCCGGCGTTCCCGTCGATCCGCGGTACATCGCGCGGATGCCCGACAGCAACGCGGCCGACGGGCGGGAGGGCGCGGCCCGGTTGCTGGCCCTGCCCGAACCGCCGACCGCCATCTTCTGCTTCAACGACCGTATGGCGATGGGTGCGTACCGGGCCGCGCGAGAGCTGGGCCTGCGCATTCCCGACGACATCTCGATCGTGGGCTTCGACGACCAGGAGCACGTCGCCGACGGACTGGCGCCCGGTCTGACCACGGTCGCCCTGCTCCACTACGACATGGGCGTGTGGGCCGCCCGGCAGGTCCTGTCCCTGCTCTCGGGCGAGGAGCCGGACGGGCCGAGGCAGCGGCGGATGCCGTGCCCGCTCGTCCGCCGCCAGTCCGTCGCCCCGCCGGCGATCCCCGCTGACCCCGGCTGA
- a CDS encoding glycoside hydrolase family 172 protein, protein MRFWQPNSPLSGLPYIKQGRSKRFSSWDRTGGNRDFARVLPGETYVMAEIEGTGVIEHIWMTTRCYSPQYLRKLVLEMYWDGEENPSVRTPLGDFFGVGHATCTHYVSLPLSMVFGPRRGPKGPFAAAMNSYFPMPFASGARIQLRNESDEPVENLFFYVDYELTDEEPPDDLGRFHACYRQEMPTKKLVHASDIKDPKPWDLPGKNLTGEDNYVLLDAVGTGHYVGCVLSIDNFDVGNQEYTWPGEGDDMIFIDGEAWPPSLHGTGTEDYFNAAWGFPSGPYAGPYHGITLGSSVQEHFGLWSMYRFHFEDPVRFSKSIKVTIEHGHANGQGNDYSSVAYWYQLEPHAPQPELPPVETRLPRRWPEHGLWDE, encoded by the coding sequence ATGCGTTTCTGGCAGCCCAACAGCCCGCTCAGCGGCCTGCCGTATATCAAGCAGGGCCGGTCCAAAAGGTTTTCGAGCTGGGACCGCACCGGTGGCAACCGTGACTTCGCCAGGGTCCTCCCCGGCGAGACCTACGTCATGGCCGAGATCGAGGGCACCGGCGTCATCGAGCACATCTGGATGACAACCCGCTGCTACTCGCCGCAGTACCTGCGCAAGCTGGTCCTGGAGATGTACTGGGACGGCGAGGAGAACCCCAGCGTCCGCACGCCGCTGGGCGACTTTTTCGGCGTCGGCCACGCCACCTGCACGCACTACGTGTCACTGCCGCTGAGCATGGTCTTCGGCCCGCGGCGCGGCCCCAAGGGTCCGTTCGCCGCGGCGATGAACTCGTACTTCCCGATGCCCTTCGCCAGCGGCGCCCGCATCCAGCTCCGCAACGAGAGCGATGAGCCCGTCGAGAACCTCTTCTTCTACGTCGACTACGAACTGACCGACGAGGAGCCGCCGGACGACCTGGGCCGCTTCCACGCCTGCTACCGGCAGGAGATGCCCACCAAGAAGCTCGTGCACGCCTCGGACATCAAGGACCCCAAGCCCTGGGACCTGCCCGGCAAGAACCTGACGGGCGAGGACAACTACGTGCTGCTGGACGCCGTCGGCACCGGCCACTACGTGGGATGCGTGCTGAGCATCGACAACTTCGACGTGGGCAACCAGGAGTACACCTGGCCCGGCGAGGGCGACGACATGATCTTCATCGACGGCGAGGCTTGGCCGCCGTCGCTGCACGGCACCGGGACGGAGGACTACTTCAACGCCGCCTGGGGCTTCCCCAGCGGCCCCTACGCGGGCCCGTACCACGGCATCACGCTCGGCAGCAGCGTGCAGGAGCACTTCGGGCTGTGGAGCATGTACCGCTTCCACTTCGAGGACCCGGTCCGCTTCAGCAAGTCCATCAAGGTCACCATCGAGCACGGCCACGCCAACGGGCAGGGCAACGACTATTCGAGTGTCGCGTACTGGTACCAGCTCGAACCGCACGCGCCGCAGCCCGAGTTGCCGCCGGTCGAGACCCGCCTGCCGCGCCGCTGGCCCGAGCACGGGCTGTGGGACGAGTGA
- a CDS encoding lamin tail domain-containing protein: protein MVRGLVTCGEISLRKPVRAAVAAVAAACAVVLIPAQSEAAEYSSALKLRGVQYDAPGRDSNSCSSGNTDEEYVTIKNYSSSVTVNLRNYVVRDAAGNRFVFSADHYLQPGDYVRLRGGNGTDSDKYNVVYRDNCNFMWNNDRDTIYLYKSSGSAADSHSYTKSGSDPDGNGYVSFHG, encoded by the coding sequence ATGGTGCGCGGTCTCGTTACATGTGGGGAGATTTCGTTGAGGAAGCCTGTCCGTGCCGCCGTCGCGGCTGTCGCCGCGGCGTGTGCCGTCGTGCTGATACCGGCCCAGTCCGAGGCCGCCGAGTACAGCTCGGCGCTGAAACTCCGGGGGGTCCAGTACGACGCGCCCGGCCGGGACTCCAACAGTTGCTCCTCCGGCAACACCGACGAAGAGTACGTGACGATCAAGAACTACTCGTCCTCGGTGACCGTCAACCTCAGGAACTACGTCGTCAGGGACGCCGCCGGCAACCGCTTCGTGTTCTCCGCCGACCACTACCTTCAGCCCGGCGACTACGTGCGGCTGCGCGGCGGCAACGGCACGGACTCCGACAAGTACAACGTGGTCTACCGCGACAACTGCAACTTCATGTGGAACAACGACCGCGACACGATCTATCTCTACAAGTCCTCGGGCAGCGCGGCGGATTCCCACTCCTACACCAAGAGCGGATCCGACCCCGACGGCAACGGCTACGTGAGCTTCCACGGCTGA
- the egtC gene encoding ergothioneine biosynthesis protein EgtC codes for MCRHLAYIGPPRPLAELISGAPHSLYEQSYTPTVNADGFGVGWYPVNDGAGPVRYRRAVPIWADANLPGLAAAISSGAVLAAVRSATPGNSYEESAVAPYALGHWLFSHHGRVDDWELLPEDAGEPLSSAELLDAEARCDAALLWIMTIRRLADGTSPGDALADVVRQTAGARPGARLNFLLTDGHTIAATRHGGPLWYHPAPGELTVATAPTSDDDGWREVPDHSLLLATERTTEIEPL; via the coding sequence ATGTGCCGCCACCTCGCGTACATCGGGCCGCCGCGCCCGCTCGCGGAGCTGATCAGCGGCGCGCCGCACAGCCTCTACGAACAGTCCTACACCCCGACGGTCAACGCGGATGGCTTCGGCGTCGGCTGGTATCCGGTGAACGATGGTGCTGGGCCGGTGCGTTACCGCCGTGCCGTGCCGATCTGGGCCGATGCCAACCTGCCCGGCCTGGCCGCCGCCATCAGCAGCGGCGCCGTCCTGGCGGCGGTCCGTTCCGCCACGCCGGGCAACAGCTACGAGGAGTCCGCCGTCGCGCCCTACGCCCTGGGCCACTGGCTGTTCAGCCACCACGGCCGGGTCGACGACTGGGAGTTGCTGCCCGAGGACGCGGGCGAGCCGCTGTCCTCCGCCGAACTCCTCGACGCGGAGGCCCGTTGCGACGCCGCTCTGCTGTGGATCATGACGATCAGACGCCTGGCCGACGGCACGTCGCCGGGCGACGCCCTGGCCGACGTGGTCCGCCAGACGGCCGGCGCCCGGCCCGGCGCCCGCCTCAACTTCCTCCTCACCGACGGGCATACCATCGCCGCCACCCGCCACGGCGGCCCGCTCTGGTACCACCCGGCCCCCGGCGAGTTGACCGTCGCCACCGCCCCCACCTCGGACGACGACGGCTGGCGGGAAGTCCCCGACCACTCCCTGCTGTTGGCCACCGAGCGCACGACCGAAATCGAACCCCTCTGA